Proteins encoded within one genomic window of Victivallis lenta:
- the gmhB gene encoding D-glycero-beta-D-manno-heptose 1,7-bisphosphate 7-phosphatase — translation MRSGRSGWFRPAASQEGNRTTMNKAFFLDRDGVINAEVDYLFEPDKVVILPGVVPALKRMREHGFLAVVVTNQSGVARGMYAEEDVHAVHERIRELLAAEGAGVDGFYHCPHHPKYGSPCGCRKPEPGMLLAGCRDFDIDPARSAMVGDRLSDIAAGRAAGCRACYLVKTGYGAEVLRNEDVSGIEVAEDLEDAVNRFLKLEQDAE, via the coding sequence ATGAGATCAGGGAGATCCGGCTGGTTCCGGCCGGCAGCCTCTCAAGAAGGAAATAGAACGACGATGAACAAAGCATTTTTTCTGGACCGCGACGGCGTGATCAACGCGGAGGTCGATTACCTCTTCGAACCCGACAAGGTCGTGATTCTCCCCGGGGTCGTCCCGGCATTGAAGCGCATGCGCGAACACGGGTTCCTGGCGGTCGTGGTCACGAATCAGTCCGGCGTGGCGCGCGGCATGTATGCGGAAGAGGACGTGCATGCGGTGCATGAACGAATCCGGGAGCTGCTGGCCGCCGAAGGTGCCGGGGTGGACGGCTTCTACCACTGTCCGCACCACCCGAAATACGGCTCCCCGTGCGGCTGTCGCAAGCCGGAACCCGGCATGCTGCTGGCCGGCTGCCGCGACTTCGACATCGACCCGGCCCGTTCAGCCATGGTCGGCGACCGGCTGAGCGACATCGCGGCCGGGCGGGCCGCCGGCTGCCGGGCCTGCTACCTGGTCAAAACCGGCTACGGCGCCGAAGTTCTCCGCAACGAGGACGTCAGCGGCATCGAGGTGGCCGAAGACCTGGAGGACGCGGTGAACCGCTTCCTGAAACTGGAGCAGGATGCGGAATGA
- a CDS encoding DUF721 domain-containing protein: MAESRKEQFRQRRTLLPLFRSWYGRERGTLELSAHSAGPVSAAEVMKELCENLIDRDVALYITLETRWKEIIPGKLAACARPARCREGVLFLEVRHSALVRELTPSLDLFLARIAAAVGSDEIREIRLVPAGSLSRRK; the protein is encoded by the coding sequence ATGGCCGAGTCGCGCAAAGAACAGTTCCGGCAGCGCCGGACGCTGCTGCCGCTGTTCCGCAGCTGGTACGGGCGCGAACGCGGCACGCTCGAGCTGTCGGCCCACTCCGCCGGGCCGGTCAGCGCCGCCGAGGTCATGAAGGAGCTTTGCGAGAATCTGATCGACCGCGATGTGGCGCTCTACATCACGCTCGAAACGCGCTGGAAGGAGATCATTCCCGGCAAGCTCGCGGCATGCGCCAGGCCGGCGCGCTGCCGGGAGGGTGTGCTCTTTCTCGAGGTGCGCCACAGCGCGCTGGTGCGCGAACTGACGCCGTCGCTGGATCTGTTTCTGGCGCGGATCGCGGCGGCGGTGGGCAGTGATGAGATCAGGGAGATCCGGCTGGTTCCGGCCGGCAGCCTCTCAAGAAGGAAATAG